In Leptospira harrisiae, a genomic segment contains:
- a CDS encoding LBF_1199 family protein yields the protein MRWKASEFWKNASPNELLDFFQSVEQGTDLKSLADHMMAEEDFCDLVFEYLWLLRSEEGSRRFLNDDNLTPELLMKFIYFGYGKQFLTGNFDSNAYFLQIRSLFDSAQSLRILSLAEEMDRDPTLKIHLLSNLDPQTWEAYFDILEQNNMTMQALLGIFSNLRENEIRKILLNSHTLYYYLRMMMVSGQKKVAEQLPKEKENRARLESILDSIHVWETFCHQLSEKFDFRSEGKLAPNKRNPDRLSLVLRELKKLPAPDRADVLAYLCGNGAVLDVWEETTILSALSNYDRVGKYF from the coding sequence ATGCGATGGAAGGCATCTGAATTTTGGAAAAATGCATCACCAAATGAATTATTGGATTTCTTCCAATCCGTTGAGCAGGGAACTGATTTAAAATCTTTAGCCGATCATATGATGGCAGAAGAAGATTTTTGTGATTTAGTTTTTGAATACTTATGGCTTCTTCGGTCGGAAGAAGGTTCGAGACGTTTTTTAAATGACGACAATTTAACTCCAGAACTTCTGATGAAGTTTATATATTTTGGATATGGAAAACAGTTCCTCACTGGAAATTTTGATTCCAATGCTTATTTTCTACAAATCAGATCTTTGTTTGATTCTGCACAGAGTTTGCGAATATTATCTCTTGCTGAAGAGATGGACAGAGATCCCACTCTAAAAATCCATCTATTGTCCAACTTAGACCCACAAACTTGGGAAGCTTACTTTGATATATTAGAACAAAATAATATGACGATGCAGGCATTACTAGGTATTTTTTCAAACCTTAGAGAAAATGAAATTAGAAAGATACTTTTGAATAGCCATACACTTTATTATTACCTACGAATGATGATGGTTTCTGGCCAAAAAAAAGTGGCAGAACAATTACCTAAAGAAAAGGAAAACCGTGCCCGGTTGGAGTCAATTTTGGATTCCATACATGTTTGGGAGACATTTTGCCATCAACTAAGTGAAAAATTTGATTTTAGATCAGAAGGGAAGTTGGCTCCAAACAAAAGGAACCCTGATCGTTTATCCCTTGTCTTACGGGAATTAAAGAAACTTCCTGCGCCAGATCGGGCAGATGTTTTGGCCTATCTTTGTGGAAATGGGGCAGTTCTTGACGTTTGGGAAGAAACGACCATCCTTTCTGCTCTTTCCAATTACGATCGCGTGGGAAAATACTTTTAA
- a CDS encoding HTTM domain-containing protein, with the protein MMETKNLSNPVSSLSLHFFRIGYGFATSILIIRYFYFGWIHSYFIKPTFFFKHFGWEWIHPLPPIFTYLLFIILLVSALGIFFGYLLRVNLFVFTIGFTWFHFSDATIYLNHYYLISLLGFLLWLSPVSKSNLPTLQWKQWIQNTDPIPKFWLYAFRIQMGLVYFFGGVAKLQPDWLFEALPLKLWLYQSEGKLPFLDPILGLPITAFAFSWIGVLFDLSIPFLLCTKRFRFYAWVVVLFFHSFTSFLFPIGIFPIVMSLSSLVFFEPNWPRTILKKIFKINMGNELSKETTEPKENKLQFGLKEYLLVAYIMLQITIPFRHVFYPGQVIWTEESIKYSWQVMVADKVGRAIFFVQNKQVNPKEELTDYQYRMMTIQPEHILQYAKHLQTKEFERSGIKDVPVYVQSDVSINGKPSRPLFPPNIDLTKIQINFFPLKGLIR; encoded by the coding sequence ATGATGGAGACTAAGAATTTATCTAATCCAGTTTCTTCCTTATCACTGCATTTTTTTCGTATTGGATATGGATTTGCAACAAGCATTCTAATCATTCGGTATTTCTATTTCGGATGGATCCATTCGTATTTTATTAAACCAACATTTTTCTTTAAACATTTTGGTTGGGAATGGATTCACCCTCTTCCTCCTATATTCACCTACCTTTTATTTATTATCTTATTAGTTTCTGCTTTAGGAATTTTTTTTGGATATTTATTAAGAGTTAATTTATTTGTGTTTACGATTGGATTTACTTGGTTTCATTTTTCAGATGCTACCATCTATCTAAATCATTATTATCTAATATCCTTACTAGGATTTTTATTATGGTTATCACCTGTTTCCAAATCTAATTTGCCTACGCTCCAATGGAAACAATGGATTCAAAATACGGATCCCATTCCCAAGTTTTGGTTATATGCTTTCCGTATTCAAATGGGACTTGTTTATTTTTTTGGAGGGGTTGCAAAACTCCAACCAGATTGGCTGTTTGAAGCGCTCCCTTTGAAATTATGGTTGTACCAATCCGAAGGGAAATTGCCTTTTCTTGATCCCATCCTTGGATTACCAATCACTGCCTTTGCTTTTTCTTGGATTGGTGTACTATTTGATTTATCGATACCCTTTCTATTATGCACAAAACGATTTCGATTTTATGCATGGGTTGTTGTTTTATTTTTCCATTCCTTCACATCCTTTTTGTTTCCCATTGGAATCTTCCCCATTGTGATGAGTCTTTCTTCATTGGTATTTTTTGAACCAAATTGGCCGAGAACAATCCTAAAAAAAATTTTCAAAATCAATATGGGAAATGAACTATCAAAAGAAACTACCGAACCAAAGGAAAACAAGCTTCAGTTTGGTTTGAAAGAATATTTGTTAGTCGCATATATTATGTTACAAATCACGATTCCGTTTCGGCATGTTTTCTATCCTGGCCAAGTGATTTGGACTGAGGAATCAATTAAATATTCATGGCAAGTAATGGTAGCCGACAAAGTAGGAAGAGCCATCTTTTTTGTTCAAAATAAACAGGTAAATCCGAAAGAAGAACTTACTGATTACCAATACCGAATGATGACGATCCAACCCGAACATATCTTACAATATGCCAAACATTTACAAACCAAAGAGTTTGAACGGTCGGGTATTAAGGACGTTCCTGTTTATGTTCAATCGGACGTATCAATCAACGGAAAACCGTCACGACCACTTTTCCCGCCTAACATAGATCTAACAAAGATCCAAATCAACTTTTTCCCTTTAAAAGGACTCATTCGATGA
- a CDS encoding helix-turn-helix domain-containing protein produces the protein MKIQSYFPAIVLQPFVKKYLIIEADIELENRILPNPNLVLSFQLRGKLRSFESNTMYDLPRAGVAGMRKSARKIIYSKNSSALLVILTEIGASAFFNEPISEFYGKTIGLENLIPNCLLENLEEQLFFANSNLDCIALVEKFLIQNKKNRKLDPILNGTLYKINQSNGQIRINEITKGLPISLDSFEKKFKEIVGITPKQYANLLRIHSVISAHSKSTNLTDLAQEAGFFDQSHFNKEFKRFTGESPKQFFQQSQNW, from the coding sequence ATGAAAATTCAAAGTTATTTTCCAGCAATTGTATTACAGCCATTTGTAAAAAAATACCTTATCATTGAAGCTGATATTGAACTTGAAAATCGCATTTTACCAAATCCAAATTTAGTTTTGTCTTTTCAGCTACGAGGAAAACTTCGTTCCTTCGAATCCAATACAATGTACGATTTGCCACGTGCAGGCGTTGCAGGGATGAGAAAATCGGCAAGGAAAATCATCTATTCAAAAAATTCATCCGCCTTACTTGTCATTCTAACGGAAATTGGTGCATCAGCATTTTTTAATGAACCAATCTCTGAATTCTATGGGAAAACCATTGGTTTAGAAAATCTGATTCCAAATTGTCTTCTTGAAAATCTGGAAGAACAATTATTCTTTGCAAATTCCAACTTAGACTGTATTGCGTTAGTCGAAAAGTTTTTAATACAAAATAAAAAGAATCGGAAACTAGACCCCATCTTAAATGGAACTCTTTACAAAATCAATCAGTCAAATGGACAAATTAGAATCAATGAAATCACAAAAGGATTACCCATTAGCCTCGATTCATTCGAAAAAAAATTCAAAGAAATTGTGGGCATAACTCCCAAACAATATGCAAACCTTTTGCGAATTCACTCAGTAATCAGTGCTCACTCCAAAAGCACCAACTTGACAGATTTGGCACAGGAAGCAGGTTTTTTTGACCAATCTCACTTCAACAAAGAATTCAAACGTTTCACTGGAGAATCGCCAAAACAATTTTTTCAACAATCGCAAAACTGGTAA
- a CDS encoding LBF_1199 family protein, whose product MQVLVYDFWKKSSPQHAKESFDFLLTTPNLHEYLEILFEVDELVEYFCSYCWILRDEDVLKGLINHPAMPVNLICKAVYYGFGKYIKKGNITPDYYFSIWAKIISSEKSLELLLNEPMVEKDVTFQLNLLSNLNAKQWEEYFESSISESGEQNTDSFLRIFEKIDTIHCKRLLYRNPNLYQYLRMLVVFDKKETVPGFLFQLENNLKTIHRWEEYANAKLREFSPKDEREKTPSRRNVNRLTDILRDGLFIADVSDRLDFIEYLMIREVIVDEQEMEIICQFVGIPDSNGKIESKFSSILSCPVIYPQTNLLDAEENHNSKVNPTLI is encoded by the coding sequence ATGCAAGTATTAGTTTACGATTTTTGGAAGAAGAGTTCCCCCCAACATGCAAAGGAGTCATTTGATTTTCTTTTAACGACTCCCAATCTTCATGAATATTTAGAAATTCTTTTTGAAGTCGATGAACTCGTTGAATACTTTTGTAGTTATTGTTGGATCCTGCGGGATGAGGATGTTTTAAAAGGACTAATCAACCATCCTGCAATGCCAGTCAATTTGATTTGTAAAGCGGTGTATTATGGATTTGGAAAATACATAAAAAAAGGAAATATCACACCGGATTATTATTTTTCTATATGGGCAAAAATCATTAGCTCTGAAAAAAGTTTGGAGTTATTACTGAATGAACCTATGGTTGAAAAGGATGTCACTTTTCAGTTAAACTTACTCAGCAATTTAAATGCAAAACAATGGGAAGAATACTTTGAATCTTCCATCTCTGAGTCCGGTGAACAAAATACAGATTCATTCCTTCGTATCTTTGAAAAAATTGATACGATTCATTGTAAACGACTTTTGTATCGTAATCCTAATCTATATCAATACTTGCGAATGTTAGTTGTATTTGATAAAAAAGAAACTGTGCCTGGGTTTTTGTTTCAATTAGAAAATAATTTAAAAACAATTCATCGATGGGAAGAATATGCGAATGCGAAACTAAGAGAGTTTTCTCCAAAAGATGAACGGGAAAAAACTCCGAGTCGTAGAAATGTCAATCGTTTGACTGATATACTTAGAGATGGTCTTTTTATCGCCGATGTTTCTGACCGTCTCGACTTTATTGAATACCTAATGATTCGAGAAGTGATTGTCGACGAACAAGAAATGGAAATCATCTGCCAATTTGTTGGCATACCAGATTCAAATGGAAAAATTGAATCCAAATTTTCTTCAATCCTATCTTGTCCCGTCATTTATCCTCAAACAAATCTATTGGATGCGGAAGAAAATCACAACTCTAAAGTAAATCCAACATTGATCTGA
- a CDS encoding TonB-dependent receptor family protein, whose translation MNLNNLYSIFFFLLIPIGSISIYAQTNTDEQETKTQKNEGIHVIGNKKEDLKKIPGSAYIIDKKYLEEASPTDPMEALRRTPGASVRFQDAAGLTPNIGFRGVSNEESRKTLILEDGILTSLSPYGQPESYYSPSIERMERIEIIKGSGSILFGPNTIGGIVNFVTKRPPVESTFYTKNVGGENGYLSTYNSYGKSFGSSAFEVSLLRKQGNGFRNYQNFDVTEGNVKWIQDWNENHSTTIKLGYHVQNAQSTYLGLSQGLFRMDPKINPAEFDEKQLNRSQSIISHNWKLTDDHTLIIRGYFSQAERNWARQDFLSGKSSNGGYLNAPLDTLRNYSPGIIGNRPGDTIYMRESYISRDQSFMVGGVETKLESKFSTFGIKHETDLGVRVHGENNLTQTNVKKTDDPLGYLSKTIIQEESLVTNLAQPSLPNFNLNRQERKIEALATYFQDRIQLSENWKLIPGVRYEEVRQKAITTRRQATQEDYRLGAVLPNDVSVNRRSSSESRTHVILPGLGITYDITKKFIWFSGAHKGFSPPTFGTSFSPQGNDYRLKPETSTNYETGIRGDITSYLYTELVGYKMYFRDQIINVNEVGGENGIRPANTGYSTHTGGESVIVWDPAKMQKSEWRVPIEFIYSRIEAKSRSFNPFPVSQTSDGKETIEILPAYTVNNYQYISTDTTGNYLPYVPKETFTTAISVSSPQGYYGRLEYQYIGKQYSDLLNTKDESEDGNKGIIPKVELWNTSLGYRSPDKWSVFINAKNIQDKQYVSGRLPTGIQPGPFRQINVGFTLEL comes from the coding sequence ATGAATTTAAATAACTTATACTCTATCTTTTTTTTCCTTCTAATTCCGATCGGAAGTATCTCAATTTATGCCCAGACCAATACTGATGAACAAGAAACAAAAACTCAAAAAAATGAAGGGATTCATGTCATTGGAAACAAAAAAGAAGACTTAAAAAAAATTCCAGGTTCGGCATACATCATTGATAAAAAATATTTAGAAGAAGCGTCTCCTACAGATCCGATGGAAGCATTGCGAAGAACCCCAGGTGCCAGTGTTCGATTCCAAGATGCTGCAGGTCTAACACCAAATATTGGTTTTAGGGGTGTAAGTAATGAAGAATCCAGAAAAACTTTAATTTTGGAAGATGGAATTCTAACTTCACTTTCACCTTATGGTCAACCAGAAAGTTATTATTCCCCATCAATTGAAAGAATGGAACGAATTGAAATCATCAAAGGTTCTGGTTCCATATTATTCGGACCAAATACAATTGGTGGGATTGTTAACTTTGTCACAAAACGTCCGCCAGTGGAGTCAACGTTTTACACAAAAAATGTGGGCGGAGAAAACGGATACCTTTCCACTTACAATTCTTACGGAAAAAGTTTTGGATCCAGTGCTTTTGAAGTATCCTTACTTAGAAAACAAGGCAATGGATTTCGTAATTACCAAAATTTTGATGTGACTGAAGGGAATGTCAAATGGATTCAAGATTGGAACGAAAACCATAGTACAACGATTAAACTAGGATATCATGTACAAAATGCCCAATCAACTTATTTAGGTTTATCACAAGGCCTCTTCCGAATGGATCCAAAAATCAATCCAGCCGAGTTTGATGAAAAACAACTAAACCGAAGCCAATCCATCATTTCTCATAACTGGAAATTAACGGATGACCATACACTTATTATACGAGGATATTTTTCTCAAGCGGAAAGAAACTGGGCAAGGCAGGATTTTTTATCTGGAAAATCTTCTAATGGAGGTTATTTGAATGCACCTCTGGATACACTTCGTAACTACTCACCTGGAATTATTGGAAATCGGCCTGGTGATACAATTTATATGCGTGAGTCGTATATTAGTCGCGACCAATCTTTTATGGTGGGAGGTGTGGAAACTAAATTGGAATCTAAATTTTCTACCTTCGGCATCAAACATGAAACCGACCTTGGCGTTAGAGTGCATGGTGAAAACAATCTAACGCAAACCAATGTAAAAAAAACAGACGATCCACTAGGTTACCTTTCGAAAACAATCATCCAAGAAGAATCTTTGGTTACAAATTTGGCGCAACCCTCGCTACCCAACTTCAATTTAAATAGACAAGAAAGAAAAATAGAGGCATTGGCAACTTACTTCCAGGATAGGATACAACTCTCAGAAAACTGGAAACTCATCCCAGGTGTGCGGTATGAAGAAGTCAGACAAAAGGCAATTACAACAAGAAGACAAGCCACGCAAGAAGATTACCGACTGGGTGCTGTTTTGCCAAATGATGTTTCGGTCAATCGCAGAAGTTCAAGTGAATCAAGAACTCATGTCATCTTACCTGGACTTGGGATTACCTACGATATTACCAAAAAATTCATATGGTTTTCAGGTGCCCACAAAGGATTTTCACCTCCGACATTTGGTACCTCATTTAGTCCGCAGGGAAATGATTACCGCCTAAAACCAGAAACATCTACAAACTATGAAACAGGAATTAGAGGAGATATAACCTCGTATTTGTATACGGAACTTGTTGGATATAAAATGTATTTCAGAGACCAAATCATTAATGTGAATGAAGTTGGTGGAGAAAACGGAATTAGACCAGCAAATACTGGTTATTCGACACATACTGGAGGAGAATCTGTAATTGTTTGGGATCCTGCAAAAATGCAAAAATCAGAATGGAGAGTTCCTATAGAATTTATTTATTCTCGGATCGAAGCAAAATCGAGAAGTTTCAATCCATTCCCTGTTTCACAAACAAGTGATGGTAAAGAAACGATTGAAATTTTACCGGCGTACACAGTAAACAACTACCAATACATTTCGACTGATACAACCGGTAATTATTTACCCTATGTTCCCAAAGAAACATTTACCACTGCAATCAGTGTGTCTTCTCCACAAGGATACTACGGTCGTTTAGAATACCAATACATTGGAAAACAATATTCAGATTTACTAAACACTAAAGACGAATCTGAAGATGGAAACAAAGGAATCATTCCTAAGGTTGAATTATGGAATACAAGTTTAGGATACCGGTCCCCAGATAAATGGTCTGTTTTTATTAACGCAAAAAACATCCAAGACAAACAATATGTGTCAGGGAGATTACCAACGGGAATCCAACCAGGACCTTTCCGTCAGATCAATGTTGGATTTACTTTAGAGTTGTGA
- a CDS encoding imelysin family protein yields MKRIRIISKFFIYGFYIFLFNCGIQSDSASEKAQILGLVDSYLKTYTTSSLLLDISNNLIIPKYTNLDNKVTALQTAATNYVTTTDATNLNLVKNAWIEADLAYRQIEWAYFGPAYIPNNVYLYLDSFSKSFPIDPTAIESKITSNLAPNGLRVDGLDTVEYLLFKDNATTTNAAFADTNRKTYLTKLIQDIKTQTGLLIFHWDKSRSTSFYNSFTTAGKGSREYPNTKDGLTELTNQMVFFCNTIVDIKIAEPSGLRATNLGVKDITKVETPYANLSLDSLLYNLQGFSDIGDAGLYKFLALRSETVVPRLQGQIRTTTASVNSVKTKYGTFQNAITTGNQDVELMLGEFKKLRIIISTELISALGGTIGASSNDGD; encoded by the coding sequence ATGAAGCGAATTAGAATTATATCGAAATTTTTTATATATGGATTTTACATTTTTTTATTCAATTGCGGAATCCAGTCAGATAGTGCATCAGAAAAAGCACAAATATTAGGTTTAGTAGATAGTTATTTAAAAACCTATACAACATCCAGTTTACTTTTGGATATTTCTAATAATTTAATTATTCCGAAATATACAAATTTAGACAACAAAGTAACTGCCTTACAAACAGCCGCTACCAATTACGTAACCACAACCGACGCGACCAACTTAAATCTTGTAAAAAATGCATGGATCGAAGCAGATTTAGCGTATCGACAAATTGAATGGGCTTACTTCGGTCCGGCTTACATTCCCAATAATGTATATTTGTATTTGGACAGTTTTTCGAAATCCTTCCCGATTGATCCTACTGCAATCGAATCAAAAATCACATCCAACTTAGCACCAAATGGCCTTCGAGTGGATGGATTAGACACAGTGGAATATCTGCTTTTTAAAGATAATGCCACGACAACGAACGCTGCATTTGCAGATACCAATCGAAAAACGTATTTAACTAAACTAATCCAAGATATCAAAACACAAACGGGTTTACTCATTTTCCATTGGGATAAATCCAGAAGTACTTCTTTTTACAACTCATTTACAACTGCAGGAAAAGGAAGTCGGGAATATCCTAACACAAAAGATGGATTGACAGAACTCACAAACCAAATGGTATTTTTTTGTAATACGATAGTAGATATCAAAATAGCGGAACCATCTGGGTTAAGAGCAACTAATTTAGGTGTGAAAGACATTACAAAAGTAGAAACACCTTATGCAAACTTGTCTTTAGATTCTTTATTATACAATCTACAAGGTTTTTCAGACATAGGAGATGCAGGTTTATATAAATTTTTAGCATTACGAAGTGAAACGGTGGTTCCAAGGTTGCAAGGACAAATCAGAACTACAACTGCTTCCGTTAACTCTGTTAAAACAAAATATGGAACCTTCCAAAATGCGATTACAACAGGGAATCAAGATGTTGAATTGATGCTTGGTGAATTCAAAAAACTTAGAATTATCATTAGTACGGAACTTATTAGTGCACTTGGCGGAACCATTGGAGCTAGTTCAAATGATGGAGACTAA
- a CDS encoding antibiotic biosynthesis monooxygenase, with protein sequence MTQILIDRFQLPAESKEFFLERVKINRNFIQTIEGFISDQAFIREENGKIQFVTIATWKNKQSLDHAKTLVIAEYNKQGFDMNDFLKKHLIQINREIFEMLP encoded by the coding sequence ATGACCCAAATTCTCATAGACCGATTTCAATTGCCCGCCGAATCCAAAGAATTTTTTTTGGAAAGAGTGAAAATCAACCGTAACTTCATTCAAACGATTGAAGGATTTATAAGCGACCAAGCTTTCATCCGCGAAGAAAATGGGAAAATTCAATTTGTGACAATCGCCACTTGGAAAAATAAACAAAGTTTAGATCATGCAAAAACCTTAGTAATTGCTGAATACAATAAACAAGGTTTTGATATGAATGATTTTTTAAAAAAACATTTGATTCAAATCAATCGAGAGATTTTTGAAATGTTACCGTAA